The DNA region TCTGACATAATATTTCATATGACATAATGCATGTGGGCTAGAATTTATGTTTCGGATAAAATTTGTGAGTGGAAATGTACCACTTTAGTCACTTCATTAAAACTTTTACATTTGCTATAGTTTACTTAAAGTTCTTGTTTACTCTTTTGAGTTAAGGGTCAAAGCAGTACTTCAGttaatatattgtatattcttaaaaattacaCTATTGTATAATGTCTGTCATCAGACTTTGCATTCAATCGATTTGGCTCTGCATCCAGTTTGTCTGAATTAGTAAACCTGTAATGCATCAATAAGTGTGATTTTTCAGTTGTGAAATTAAGACTAAAATGAAAGCTAACTATATTTCATTTTACACATGCAGATAAAGATGTAAGAAAGAAGGGGCAAGGGAaccacagaaggaaagaagtaaataaattgaTCAGGAAACAACACACGAATGATAGGAAACAAGAAGAAAGGAGACCAGAGCAACGGCACCAGGAAACGAGGACCGAGAGAGAAAGGAGGTCAGAGAAACCCAGAGACAGAGATTCAAAAGATCCCGTAACAAAGTACACTTCAGACAGAGGGCTTCCTTCTGAGCGAAACAGCTACAGCAGAGCCATGAAGGACAGAGACCAAGAAATGTACATGGATTTGGAACATAATCTTGGGgatcccagaaagaaaagaggagagagaagaaattctttctctgaaaatgagcacaaatacagaaataaggACAGTGAGAATTTTAGAAGAAAGGATAGGTCCAAGTCaagagaaaaggataaaaaacattCAGCCTCTAGAAGTAATGAAGATAGGTATCAGAATGGTGCTGAGAGACGATGGGAAAAATCTAGCCGATACTCTGAACTATCCAGAGAATCAAAGAAGAATCAGGACCAGCGAAGAGAAAAGTCtccaacaaagcaaaaaaaataattctgcaaAATTACAGAAACTGAACATGCCTTATATTCAgttgaaacaaattattttttacattgatTGACAAACTTTGTAGCTTGTATAAAGTACTGGTTtgtatttgtacatttaaaaaatgttttcatttaaaaaaatgttttgtaattgATACTTCTCAAGGCCCTCcacataaaattatttgaaaagtttCACCAGAGAGGGATGTAATTCTTGCCcatattttgttaataaaatgaTCAAATGCTCATTGAATCAGTGATTGTTTTCCattgacaaaattttttttctgataataatGTTTCCAATTGTTTAtagaattattataataaattgttAGTGACTTTTTATTTGTAACTGAAGACCAAAATAGATGAACCATTTCAGGTTAACATTTTTGCTTTGTTAATGAGATGCTATGAACCTTTCTTAGGAGTCACGCTTTTTTTAAAGTAgaggaattattttaattttcatattatgtCTTGAACAAAATAGGTATGTGTAGTTTTTTTCGGAAGTGTTTTGGTGAAGCTAGGTGTATGTTAGTCTTTAAACAGATACACGGCTATCTGATTTATAATTAGGACTTCTCTCGATAACATCTCTTTCTGGACTGTTAGATGAACGTTTAATTGAAATTCTTTGTGATTAGTGCTTTTTCTCAGCCTTGAAGTTATATCACTGTTGGTAAgttaatatgtatttaatttttaatttggattAATAGATAACCAGAAAACATACAGTCATGAGAAGTGTGGGCAAGACTAACTGTGAAATAATTCtagtttttttaataagaattttaagGGTTTCTATCATTGTAACTCTCACCAGTTAATATGTGACcgtattatttttacatttgaaataaaatattgcctCTGAAATTTTAGATCTGCTGACAGACATTTAACCTTACTTACTAAATAGACTACTTGTACTTGTTCACCTTAAAAGTACATAAAATCCATTTTAGCCAGTATCCAGGTTCAAGACTAATGGGACCACCATTTTAATGTTTCTCTTTGAGACGTACTCTGATTCAAAATGTcttctatttttgttatttaaaaacttGAGTATAAGTAACAATAAAGTCCATGTCAGTAAAGAAATATTatgctctcctcctcctcttcctgtgtCCCCCAAAGTATTAAATCGAATATGGCAGCTTGGAAAAATTCTTTTCAACACTTTCTCCATCTGTGGTGGTTGGAAGGTGGTGAGTTGTGATTACAATGGACCGACACAGACATAGTACATTTCACAGACCTGTGAAGCTCAGCAAATTGGATTTAAGGAACACATAGGCTGTAAGccctaaaggaaataaataagcattaattttttttttaactaaacatTGATCTTTAGAGGTGGTATCAAGGAAAAAACAGTGgactagaaattttattttcttcactttaatCTTAGTTcataatttcttttctaaatgtaaAAATGGGAAGCCATTCTTTTTATTGAGTACTTAAGACCTTAAAGAGTTattaaagtagattttttttttaatgtaacttttaCAAGCTTCTATGTGCCCAAGTCTGTTCTAGGAATTAGAggtaaaacaatgaaagaaataaagtctCAACTCTTATAGTTGGGAGAGAGAATGGTGAAAGACAATGAACAAGAAATGTAAGTGTACCCAGTGGTAATAAATGATGTGAAGAAGAGAGTGTGATaatggaggggggcggggggtgatGATTTTACGTAGGAAGGACAGAGAAGATATCTCAAGGTGTGTTTGCTGTGGGAAGAAGCAAGGCAGAAGGAACTGCTGAggcatagatatttatttataataaatattgccTGGAAAGTTTTGTTAACATTTCCtgttgtacttttattttttaattgttaaaattacttatattttttctctataaatATAGTTGTCTCTTTAATTGGAATCCCAATAACCTGATAACAGATAATCATTATCAACAGATGATAATAGATATCATTCAACATGGATTGGATATGTTCCTGtattttaaaacaggaaaggaactgctaagtgaattaataatataaataaagttGTAAGGAGGAtgtttaatattcttaaaataacatACCATTGTTGCATACTGTTAACTGTTTCCTGTTGTACTTAATTCAGCTTTTTTTACTCTTCACGATTTTATTTACTCTTACAAAAGCAGTTAACGGAACACTTAAGTACCTTCAAGCAGAAGTATTTAAAGTGTAAGGGAGTCATATCAGGACATAATACATAAGAGCCTGGGTGGGGAAttgcagtatttgccttttttttttttttttaacatctttattggggtataattgctttacaatggtgtgttagtttctgctttataacaaagtgaatcagtcatacataaacatatgttcccatatgtcttccctcttgcgtctccctccctcccaccctccctatcccacccctccaggctgtcacaaagcaccgagccaatatccctgtgccatgcggctgcttcccactagctatctaccttactacgtttgttagtgtgtatatgcccatgactctctctcgccctgtcacagctcacccttccccctccccataacctcaagtccgttctctaggaggtctgcgtctttattcctgctttacccctaggttcttcatgacatttttttcttaaattccatatatatgtgttagcatacggtatttgtctttttctttctgacttacttcactctgtatgacagactctaggtctatccacctcattacaaatagctcaatttcgtttctttttatggctgagtaatattccattgtatatatgtgccacatctttatccattcatccgatgatgggcacttaggttgtttccatctccgggctattgtaaatagagctgcaatgaactatTTGCCTTCTTGATGCATTTCTATAGCGTCAAATATGTGTTCCCGTCCACTGCCTGCCACTCAGGCAGGTTTCTCACTTTCATCCTTTTTAATATGCAAACAAGAAGTATGTTTGCTATGtctaattttttacttttcaggATTAGCATTTTGTAAGGATCACCTGAGTTCTAGATACTTTGCATGCGTTGCTCATTGTTTTTCAGTTTCGCAACTTCCTTGCCTCCAAGATTCTCTTCCCCCATCCCTACCTTTCACATCCTTAGCCACCCCCTCCTGTGGTCATCTCCTTCATGTTGACATCAAAATCCATACAAGCTCTAAAAACTCTCCTTTAAGCACTATACTTTGACCCCTGCCCATCCAGCTCATCTGCTTTAATGCTGCTATTCTAGCAACCTTTTTTTACTTCCATCACAACTTTAGAGCTATTGACTTTGTTCTAATGTTACCCCCTCCCTCATTTCTTCACTTCCTTGTTCTGTGGTCCATCATTTGatagatgaacaaatgaataaactaatTTCCACAAAATAACCCTTTGAGAAGTGGTTTTGTCTTCCTgtattgcagaagaaaagagtgAAATCCAGAGGTTAATTAGGTCAGGCCACAAAACTGGTATGTAGCAGGACCAGATTTTAACCCAGATAAGCTTTATTCCAGCTTGAGAGGAGTAATATTTGAGtaccagctctgccacctaccaGCTATATggacttgggcaaattatttcatCTCTCCAACCTTCACattcatctttaaaatttaaaatgtttactgtgcccacagggaactatattcaatatcctgggataaaccataatgaaaaagaatataaaaaagaatgtatatatgtgtaaaacagtcactttgctgtacagcagagataacacaacactgtaaatcaactatacctcaaaattttttttaagtttatggtGCCCACCTTACACAGTTAtagtgatgattaaatgaaataaagcagtCAAAGGCCTGTAGTAATTCACAGCACAAAGTGGGCATTTAACAAATACcggttttctttttccccagcaTCTAGCAAAGACTTAGGAGAAAATTGAGGTTCGTTGACTGACTCATGATTGTTCTGTTATAAGTCATCTGTGATAGAGTGTTAAAAAAGGATTGTGTTAAAATAGCTACACAGGAGTGTTGGCCTTGTTctctgcttttctgtgttttttttttgcagacgCCGCCCTGCTCTCCTCAGCCTCTGGCCCGCCATCTCCTTGAATCCTAACACTATGCCTTCAATTAAGTTGCAGAGTTCTGATGGAGAGATATTTGAAGTTGATGTTGAAATTGCGAAACAATCTGTGACTATTAAGACCATGTTGGAAGATTTGGAAATGGATGATGAAGGAGATGATGATCCAGTCCCCTTGCCAAATGTTAATGCAGCAATATTAAAAAAGGTCATTCAGTGGTGCACCCACCACAAGGATGATCCTCCTCCTCCTGAGGAtgatgagaacaaagaaaagcgAACAGATGATATCCCTGTTTGGGATCAAGAATTCCTGAAAGTTGACCAAGGAACACTTTTTGAGCTTATACTGGCAGCAAACTACTTAGACATCAAAGGTCTGCTTGATGTTACCTGCAAGACTGTTGCCAATATGATCAAGGGGAAAACTCCTGAGGAGATTCGAAAGACATTCAATATCAAAAATGATTTTACTGAAGAAGAGGAAGCCCAGGTACGCAAAGAGAACCAGTGGTGTGAGGAGAAGTGAAATTTTGTGTCTGATGCTGTAACACTGTAAGGATTGTTCCAAATACTAGTTGCACTGCTTTGTTTATAATTgttaatattagaaaaacagtCCACAAATGCAGCAGCAAATCAGTTGTATTAGCAGAATGTTGTCCTCATTGCATGTGTAGTTTCAGTACAGATTCCAAACTTATGGCTCAGTTTCTTCTAGTATGATCAAAAGTTCtttattctttgctctgaatAAAACTAAACTGTGGGTTCTCTATAGAAAGTGGCATTTTGGGCTTTCCCTCTTTTTGTAAAGCAATTTATGCCTAGTTTATTGTCCAGTTAACTTTAGTTTAGTGACTTTTAAAAGTTGGCATTGTAAATAAAACAACTTgcaaaaaattttctgaaatagaaTTAACAACGTATTATCTTTTATTCATGAGTTGGAAACTGGAAAAAGGCTAATTGAGGTAAATGTTATCAGAGTGGGGTTATCAGAATGTCTTCCAGCTTCCTGGAGTCCACTGGTATTGATTAACCTGTATGTAGCAGGGCTCCCTTAATTGGATCTGAGgacttatttttgcatttttaatcctCTCAGCTTTGAATATGTTGGCTAGAGGCTCATTTACCACTCAGTTTGTGGTTTGGGAGGAAACAGAATTAGACAGTTTGCTGGCTTTTCTATTAAAAGAGACACTTAACCCCATGTGGTGTGTCATCTTTTTATAATCAGTAATCCTATGTGGGGAAAACCATAAACACTACTtgcatgtaaaaaataatttaacctttAATGTTAAAATGTATGGCGTTACCCAGAAAGCATCAGTCACAAATGCAAGATACTTCCAATAAAAAGTAAGTTACATAGTAGGTAGTAAATGGTTTGCTTTTTGTGTATTTAAATGTTTCTCTTCACTTAATATTAAAAGTTAAGTTTACGTATGGTTGTTCAGTTGGAAAAGACTTGCAGGCAGTTCATGTCCTAGCTCACTGGATGCTGCGACATAACAATAAGGTTCTGGTAGACTCTGTTCTAattgtcttctaattttttttctttcctccttgtgTTCCCTTTTTACTTACTTTCCCAGTTAGAATTAACTATATTCACATGTAGTCTTAATGTGTTCTCTTCATGTTTACTGTGAGCTCTTCTGGCTCAGATTATTACTTGACAGTAGTTTGCTTTTACTTCAACTCTTATTTGTCCCAAATCTACCTTTATAATAAAGTTTCATGTgctgtctcaaaaaaaaaaaaatagctacacAGAAAATTAATGGATTTTTCTAGAGTCAATGTGTGACAAAGAGTaattctctctcatttctctccTATTATAGTACTTCTTTTCCAgatgtatgtattcttttaatttaagcGGCCAGCTTCTTATACCCCTGATTTCACATTTCCCAAATGTGTtgtcagaaaggggaaaaaaagttttcgTTATATCTGATAGTtatgagtgaatttttttttatgagggaattttttgttcttgattttaataCTTTGTTTATTCTACTGTCATTTTGACTCTACtggtgtggggttttttccccctaattcatGTCTACTTTATAATTATATGTTTTCATTCATCAAGATCTTTTAGAACCCTGATCCTTTTTTCCTAAtccttttctcactttttccAATGTAGTCAGATGTCCTTTCTGACCTTTCACATTCTTTCATTCTGTTCCATGTTTATTCCACTGGATGTTTCTTCAGTCAAGCAAACTTTAATGCCCGCTGATATTTTAGGAGGGAACCCAGAGTGCCTGGTGTTCCCTTCCTGTGGACATCTCCGTGTGCACACTTCCAAACCCTAACTGAAACACTTCCACGTGGTTTTCCCGGCTTTCCTTATTCTGATCTCTTGTGTCCCCTCAGCCTTTCGGCCTTGGATATGTTCCACAACTTCTATTTATACCCACCcacatgtttctttttaaatgtccttaAAAACTTTTGAGCACATTACATATCTCCAGCTAGAACATATGTTTCTTGAAGTTAGTCCTATCTATGCATTGTATGTTTTCTAGAGATAAATGTGTGGACATCTTACCACTATGACTCACCCTCCTCACTGCGCAAGACCATGCTTTGTGGGGAGGGATGAAACTGTTGAGTTCACCTTAGGCCAACTTTGCACAGGTAGAAGAAGAACGGAGATACTCAGCTAGCCAAAGTCACATAgggtgtgtatgtctgtgtgtacgtacagaagagcacaggctttcttttagaaaaagacTCAGGTTCATATAGAGTAATTTATGACCATTTAAATTGAATACTATTTGGCTAACTGCACATGTAAGTCTAACTTTTTACCACTTGCTGGTTGTTGACCTTCATTCAggcagtcctttttttttttaacttttcagacAGGTCCTATAAcctctatgtctcagttttctcatctgtaatatggttTAATAATTGAAACTCCCTCAAATAGTAAATGATCTCTGTGGcatgcttaaaacagtgcctggcaataAGTGCTCATCGTTACAGTTTGTACTATCAGTGTACTGACATGGTACCACTAGACCAAGAACTGCAAACTCAAATACCTACAGGGGCCAGGTGGATCACACAGCTGAAACAATCAAATGCAGCGGTAAACTGGAGTCATTTAAAGGCAGCAATAGg from Lagenorhynchus albirostris chromosome 6, mLagAlb1.1, whole genome shotgun sequence includes:
- the LOC132521739 gene encoding S-phase kinase-associated protein 1-like, yielding MPSIKLQSSDGEIFEVDVEIAKQSVTIKTMLEDLEMDDEGDDDPVPLPNVNAAILKKVIQWCTHHKDDPPPPEDDENKEKRTDDIPVWDQEFLKVDQGTLFELILAANYLDIKGLLDVTCKTVANMIKGKTPEEIRKTFNIKNDFTEEEEAQVRKENQWCEEK